Proteins from one Syngnathus scovelli strain Florida chromosome 9, RoL_Ssco_1.2, whole genome shotgun sequence genomic window:
- the clec3ba gene encoding tetranectin, protein MLSKATQTPVRHLQNICEVQDKRLSPKRCAIQRCGSNSKLQPDIITASLKHFIMERTQSLRLVFCLLLLIQCTLSQTTGKRSTKKDATNAAIEELKKQIEDIVNDLNLLKEKQSLQSMCLRGTKVPGKCLLANPVKKNFHAANDDCVSKGGTLSTPLTGHENDQLYSYARQSISPEESIWLGINDIVTEGQWLDQWGSSLRFKNWETEITMQPDGGRSQNCGVLATTANGKWFDESCRGEKASVCEFNIV, encoded by the exons ATGCTTTCCAAAGCAACACAAACGCCTGTAAGACATCTGCAAAACATTTGTGAAGTCCAAGATAAGAGGTTGTCGCCCAAACGCTGCGCCATTCAGCGGTGCGGCTCCAACTCAAAGCTGCAGCCTGACATCATTACAGCGTCTTTGAAGCATTTCATCATGGAACGAACTCAAAGTCTCCGCTTAGTGTTTTGCCTTCTGTTGCTGATCCAATGCACACTCTCACAGACAACAGGAAAGAGAAGCACAAAGAAAG ACGCGACCAATGCTGCAATCGAGGAACTCAAGAAACAAATTGAAGACATTGTTAATGACCTGAACTTGTTAAAAGAGAAGCAATCTCTACAGTCAA TGTGTCTTCGTGGAACAAAGGTCCCAGGCAAGTGTTTACTCGCCAATCCGGTCAAGAAGAATTTCCACGCAGCCAATGACGACTGCGTCTCCAAAGGGGGCACCCTGAGTACACCCCTGACAGGCCATGAAAATGACCAGCTTTACTCCTACGCGCGGCAGAGCATCAGCCCGGAGGAGTCCATCTGGCTGGGCATCAACGACATAGTGACCGAAGGCCAGTGGTTGGACCAATGGGGGTCCAGCTTGCGCTTCAAGAACTGGGAGACCGAGATCACCATGCAGCCGGACGGCGGGCGCAGCCAGAACTGCGGCGTGTTGGCCACCACGGCCAACGGGAAATGGTTTGATGAGAGTTGCCGAGGTGAGAAGGCTTCCGTGTGTGAGTTTAACATTGTGTGA
- the fez2a gene encoding fasciculation and elongation protein zeta-2, whose protein sequence is MAVPTALLHDGRPNLFSDRPLKGAVPAAETLFLNAVHGDEDDEGHPDPRGETCAITSTEDLVDDFDETLSLCFEGGSSTAGDAVTVNTEDTLQGDEIWDSLSKSYGQVLEMDWKHSQPRSLYMPAFNPEENASQTSNITGDVSEVEERKEQLDMDSIIVPCLGEEPLYTAEQVIEEIEEMLRDSSDFEAENIPSQSDLCMPSLDVQYPRRSPRYEERVRRLNVAELKECLEETEVAVTRLSEELVQHLALRDELDFEKEVKNTFISALIDVQNRQKEHREALKKKKKLKGTTGMSLGTRFTMEGLSSIIQNSFRQTFRSGCSERQYLTTVIPYENKGQPPSIEDLQILINILHAMRDDSDKVPALLTNYILKVLCPT, encoded by the exons ATGGCGGTGCCGACCGCTCTTCTGCACGACGGCCGGCCCAATTTGTTTAGCGATCGGCCGCTGAAAGGCGCTGTGCCCGCTGCGGAGACGCTGTTCCTGAATGCTGTCCACGgcgatgaagatgatgaaggaCATCCGGACCCTCGAGGGGAAACCTGTGCTATTACATCCACAGAGGACCTGGTGGACGATTTCGACGAGACGTTGTCTTTGTGTTTCGAGGGTGGGAGCTCCACAGCGGGCGACGCGGTGACGGTGAACACCGAGGACACGCTTCAGGGGGACGA GATCTGGGATTCTTTAAGCAAAAGCTATGGTCAAGTGTTGGAGATGGATTGGAAACATTCCCAGCCACGCTCCCTCTACATGCCCGCGTTCAACCCGGAGGAGAATGCG AGTCAGACGAGTAACATCACAGGGGATGTGTCTGAAGTCGAGGAGCGGAAGGAACAACTGGACATGGACTCCATCATCGTCCCGTGTCTCGGCGAGGAACCTCTCTACACAGCCGAGCAG GTTATTGAAGAGATTGAAGAAATGCTGCGAGACTCGTCTGACTTTGAAGCTGAGAACATTCCTTCGCAGTCTGATCTGTGTATGCCCTCTTTGGATGTTCAGTACCCCAGAAGAAGTCCAAGATATGAAGAAA GAGTGCGTCGACTCAACGTGGCGGAGTTGAAAGAGTGTCTGGAGGAGACAGAGGTTGCCGTCACGAGGCTCTCAGAAGAGCTGGTGCAGCATTTGGCTCTTAGAGATGAGCTGGACTTTGAGAAGGAGGTGAAGAACACTTTTATTTCGGCGCTCATCGATGTGCAAAACCGACAGAAGGAGCATCGCGAGgcactgaagaagaagaagaaacttAAAGGGACGACGGGAATGTCACTTGGAACA CGTTTCACTATGGAGGGCCTCTCCTCTATTATTCAAAACAGCTTTCGACAAACATTCCGGAGTGGATGCAGTGAAAGACAg TATTTGACTACCGTCATCCCGTATGAAAACAAAGGACAACCTCCTTCTATCGAGGACCTCCAGATCCTGATCAATA TTTTGCATGCGATGAGAGACGACAGCGACAAGGTTCCAGCCCTTTTAACAAACTACATTCTCAAAG TGCTTTGCCCAACGTAG